One Bradyrhizobium sp. CCGB12 genomic window carries:
- a CDS encoding phasin, whose protein sequence is MPVSDANVKADTNAAPQNGGANGSTKLQFDVPFFNMQTIYGNFAEQGAARAQANIARMKATTEEVTAVLCDACSTNAKRAADYGTKVIEISHINTTSTLEFFSQLADARSFADVVNLSTSHSRKMFEATSAQNREIWDLAQKVATETAEPIKQGFNRVLRSAA, encoded by the coding sequence ATGCCCGTGAGTGATGCCAATGTGAAAGCCGATACGAATGCCGCTCCGCAGAACGGAGGAGCCAACGGAAGCACAAAGCTCCAGTTCGACGTCCCGTTCTTCAACATGCAGACGATCTACGGCAATTTCGCCGAACAGGGCGCGGCGCGGGCCCAGGCAAATATTGCGCGGATGAAGGCGACGACCGAGGAGGTCACCGCGGTGCTCTGCGATGCCTGCTCGACCAATGCCAAGCGTGCCGCCGATTACGGCACCAAGGTCATCGAAATATCCCACATCAATACGACCTCCACGCTGGAATTCTTCTCACAGCTTGCCGACGCGAGGTCGTTTGCCGATGTCGTAAACCTCTCCACCTCCCACAGCCGCAAGATGTTTGAAGCAACCTCGGCCCAGAACCGCGAAATCTGGGACCTTGCCCAGAAGGTCGCGACCGAAACGGCCGAGCCGATCAAGCAGGGTTTCAACCGGGTCTTGCGTAGCGCTGCTTGA
- a CDS encoding DJ-1/PfpI family protein, whose amino-acid sequence MSWRILALSALGCMALLVAIGGTWLLLLPGSPARGSAPAISRDEAEATLAALKPPKRKRPLIAIVGINDMSETTDYLMPYGILARADVADVLTLATQPGPVTLYPALKVQPHATIAEFDAAHPDGADYVIVPAMTPENDATVLQWIRSQAGKGAIVIGVCVGAKVVANTGLLDGKRATTHWYSVGDLRKHSEIRYVADRRLVVDRGAATTTGITASMPMALTLVEAIAGRAKAEAVARDIGLAAWDARHRSDAFGFTRPFALTAIANSLAFWNREQLGIALTPDVDEVSLALIADAWSRTYRSRALTLAATAQAQTSRGGLGILPDRIADDWPAKQTLPAAVALPPAQALDETLRAIGARYGSRTADFVAMQLEYPR is encoded by the coding sequence ATGAGCTGGCGCATTCTGGCGTTGAGCGCTCTCGGCTGCATGGCGCTGCTCGTAGCCATCGGCGGAACCTGGCTGTTGCTCCTGCCCGGCTCGCCGGCACGGGGAAGCGCGCCTGCAATCTCACGCGACGAGGCCGAGGCGACGCTCGCCGCACTGAAACCGCCGAAACGAAAGCGCCCCCTGATCGCCATCGTCGGCATCAACGACATGAGCGAGACCACCGACTATCTGATGCCTTACGGCATCCTCGCGCGGGCGGACGTCGCCGACGTCCTCACCCTGGCGACGCAGCCGGGGCCCGTCACGCTCTATCCCGCCCTCAAGGTGCAGCCGCACGCGACGATCGCCGAGTTCGATGCCGCGCACCCCGACGGAGCCGACTACGTCATCGTGCCAGCGATGACTCCCGAAAACGACGCTACGGTGTTGCAGTGGATCAGGAGCCAGGCTGGCAAGGGCGCGATCGTGATCGGCGTCTGCGTCGGCGCCAAGGTCGTGGCCAACACCGGGCTGCTCGACGGCAAGCGGGCCACGACGCATTGGTATTCCGTGGGCGACCTTCGCAAGCACTCCGAAATCCGCTACGTGGCGGATCGGAGGCTCGTCGTCGACCGGGGCGCGGCAACGACGACCGGCATCACCGCGTCCATGCCGATGGCCCTCACCTTGGTCGAGGCGATCGCCGGCCGGGCCAAGGCCGAGGCGGTCGCCCGCGACATCGGCCTTGCGGCGTGGGATGCACGCCACCGCAGCGACGCGTTCGGCTTCACGCGGCCCTTCGCGCTGACGGCGATCGCGAACTCGCTCGCATTCTGGAACCGCGAGCAGCTCGGTATCGCGCTGACGCCTGACGTCGACGAGGTCTCGCTCGCGTTGATCGCCGATGCATGGTCGCGGACCTATCGCTCGCGCGCCCTCACCCTCGCCGCCACGGCGCAGGCGCAGACGAGCCGCGGAGGCCTCGGCATCCTGCCGGACCGGATCGCGGACGATTGGCCGGCGAAGCAGACGCTGCCGGCCGCGGTCGCATTGCCGCCGGCGCAGGCCCTGGACGAAACGCTGCGTGCGATCGGCGCGCGCTATGGATCCCGCACGGCCGACTTCGTTGCGATGCAGCTGGAATATCCGAGATAG
- a CDS encoding PAS domain-containing protein encodes MKHPSSRAFFAYWDKQRGTARAPDRADIDPAAVRDLLGDIFVLSCEPNLGFPFRVAGTRVCALAGSDLKDRSFAALFNEASRGEIEEITTIVADETLGAIAGVTAARENGSKAHLELLLLPFNARPHTPVSVTGVLAPFDDECGTLGAFTLTSWRYLHQPEKLLPRAIRKLQIARGLMVYEGLR; translated from the coding sequence ATGAAACATCCGTCGAGCCGCGCGTTCTTCGCGTATTGGGACAAGCAGCGCGGCACGGCGCGGGCCCCTGATCGGGCCGACATCGATCCGGCCGCCGTGCGCGACCTGCTCGGTGACATCTTCGTGCTGTCCTGCGAGCCAAACCTCGGCTTCCCGTTCCGCGTCGCCGGCACGCGCGTCTGCGCCCTCGCGGGGAGCGACCTCAAGGACCGGAGCTTTGCGGCCCTGTTCAACGAAGCCAGCCGCGGCGAGATCGAGGAGATCACCACAATCGTCGCCGACGAGACGCTGGGCGCGATCGCCGGCGTCACCGCCGCACGCGAGAACGGCAGCAAGGCGCATCTCGAGTTGCTGCTGCTCCCCTTCAATGCCCGCCCGCATACACCCGTCAGCGTGACCGGCGTGCTGGCGCCGTTCGACGACGAATGCGGTACGCTCGGTGCCTTCACCCTCACCTCCTGGCGCTATCTGCATCAGCCGGAAAAACTGCTGCCGCGCGCGATCCGCAAATTGCAGATCGCACGCGGGCTGATGGTGTATGAGGGATTGCGGTAG
- a CDS encoding rhomboid family intramembrane serine protease yields the protein MDSPPNSPQDSPDLPAVHDEPPREPILTLPGALTAYIALLALIHLRVLLPPEIENWTIDVFGFIPKRYDSSLLNLQIPGGAGAKVWTFVTYSLLHANLTHLGFNVLWLLPFGSALARRFGAIRFFVFLAVTAAAGALAHLVTHEHAVAPMIGASASVSGAMAAAIRFAFARGSFLSFSRSDADTAAKVPALPLSRALRDGRVVGFLAVWFGVNIIFGVGAIGVDSETTSVAWQAHIGGFFAGLLLFALFDPVPRVRSDAADASSRDVSDHI from the coding sequence TTGGATTCCCCGCCAAATTCTCCGCAGGATTCTCCGGATCTGCCGGCCGTCCATGACGAGCCTCCGCGCGAGCCGATCCTGACGCTGCCCGGGGCACTGACCGCCTATATCGCCCTGCTGGCACTGATCCATCTGCGGGTGCTGCTGCCGCCGGAGATCGAGAACTGGACCATCGACGTCTTCGGCTTCATCCCGAAGCGCTACGATTCCTCGCTGCTCAACTTGCAGATCCCGGGCGGGGCGGGTGCGAAGGTCTGGACCTTCGTCACCTATTCGCTGTTGCACGCCAACCTGACCCATCTGGGCTTCAACGTGCTTTGGCTGTTGCCGTTCGGCAGCGCGCTGGCGCGGCGCTTTGGCGCCATCAGGTTTTTCGTGTTCCTGGCGGTGACGGCGGCGGCCGGCGCGCTCGCCCATCTCGTCACCCATGAGCATGCGGTGGCGCCGATGATCGGCGCCTCGGCCTCGGTGTCGGGGGCGATGGCGGCGGCGATCCGCTTCGCGTTCGCCCGCGGCAGCTTCCTGTCGTTCAGCCGTTCGGACGCCGATACCGCCGCGAAGGTTCCGGCGCTGCCGCTGTCACGCGCGCTGCGCGACGGGCGGGTGGTCGGCTTCCTCGCGGTGTGGTTTGGCGTCAACATTATCTTCGGCGTCGGCGCGATCGGCGTCGACTCCGAGACCACGAGCGTGGCTTGGCAGGCACATATCGGCGGCTTCTTCGCCGGGCTCCTGCTGTTCGCGCTGTTCGATCCCGTGCCGCGCGTGCGAAGCGATGCTGCGGATGCGTCATCACGGGACGTTTCAGATCATATTTGA
- a CDS encoding CBS domain-containing protein, which translates to MTVRSILNTKGHQIMSVEPDAKLSAAIKLLAEKKIGAVLVMNQSRLEGILSERDIVRVLGERGAGVLEEPVAEVMTRKVVTCKETDTVAELMEMMTTGKFRHLPVIDNGKVVGLISIGDIVKRRVQEYESEQEALRDYIKTA; encoded by the coding sequence ATGACGGTACGTTCCATTCTCAACACCAAGGGCCACCAGATCATGAGCGTCGAGCCCGACGCCAAGCTGTCGGCCGCGATCAAGCTGCTGGCTGAGAAAAAGATCGGCGCGGTGCTGGTGATGAATCAGAGCCGGCTCGAAGGCATCCTGTCCGAGCGCGACATCGTGCGCGTGCTCGGCGAGCGCGGTGCCGGCGTGCTGGAAGAGCCGGTCGCTGAGGTCATGACCCGCAAGGTCGTCACCTGCAAGGAGACCGATACGGTCGCCGAGCTCATGGAGATGATGACCACAGGCAAATTCCGCCATCTGCCCGTGATCGACAACGGCAAGGTGGTCGGCCTGATCTCGATCGGCGACATCGTCAAGCGCCGCGTCCAGGAATACGAGTCCGAACAGGAAGCCCTGCGCGACTACATCAAGACGGCCTAG
- a CDS encoding Crp/Fnr family transcriptional regulator, whose product MRLPGVRPGTIPVMEHATRVGNRVLAALPPADFALLAPHLRKVPLQHDAVLVRSGDKIEHLYFPCSGAIALIMELPNGQTAATAVIGNDGAVGLMTALGPTRSPLTAVVRVAGTALQISPARLYAALERSPALATAVQILSRAVMTQFLHVAACNALHSVEARLARWLLHIHDRTDGGDVLPLTQETLSELLGVRRTTVTHVVSALRTSRAIKSNRRGQLEIDRHRLEVIACECYKVMSRRIDRIVSQDAPRLIHAAPGRYGSPPDLPFAKTDS is encoded by the coding sequence ATGCGTTTGCCGGGCGTCCGTCCAGGGACGATTCCCGTGATGGAGCACGCGACCAGAGTTGGTAATCGAGTGCTAGCTGCGTTACCGCCGGCCGATTTCGCTTTGCTTGCACCTCATTTGCGAAAAGTACCACTCCAGCACGACGCAGTCCTGGTTCGATCAGGCGACAAGATCGAGCACCTCTATTTTCCCTGTAGCGGCGCGATCGCGCTCATCATGGAGTTGCCGAACGGACAGACGGCCGCAACGGCCGTGATCGGCAACGACGGTGCGGTCGGGCTCATGACGGCGCTCGGCCCGACCCGGTCACCCCTGACCGCGGTCGTCCGCGTGGCCGGGACCGCGCTGCAGATCTCGCCCGCGCGACTTTACGCTGCGCTCGAACGCAGCCCAGCGCTCGCAACTGCGGTTCAGATTCTCAGCCGGGCGGTGATGACGCAATTCCTGCACGTCGCTGCCTGCAATGCGCTGCACTCCGTCGAAGCGCGCCTCGCCCGCTGGCTGCTTCACATTCACGATCGGACGGATGGCGGTGACGTCCTGCCCCTGACGCAGGAGACGCTGTCGGAATTGCTCGGAGTCCGGCGCACCACGGTCACACACGTGGTGAGCGCACTTCGTACATCAAGGGCGATCAAATCCAACCGGCGTGGCCAGCTCGAGATCGACAGGCATCGACTCGAGGTCATCGCCTGCGAGTGCTACAAGGTGATGAGCCGCAGGATCGATCGGATCGTTTCGCAGGATGCGCCAAGGCTCATTCACGCCGCACCCGGACGGTATGGCTCCCCCCCGGACCTCCCGTTCGCCAAGACCGACTCGTAA
- a CDS encoding N-acetyltransferase, whose translation MSKPHWRPAHASDLAAISAIAACIHPDLFERPDVFAEKMQLCPDGCRVLAGAEGIVGYGLAHPWKQHQIPPLDGFLARLPDDADCLYVHDVAVLPDARGGVARAYMATIEQLARSSDIAALALVSVYATRPLWERLGFRPVTTDVQLCAKLASYGDGATYMLRNLAAA comes from the coding sequence ATGAGCAAGCCGCATTGGCGTCCCGCGCACGCGTCCGACCTTGCTGCGATCAGCGCGATCGCAGCGTGCATCCACCCCGATCTGTTCGAGCGCCCTGACGTGTTCGCGGAAAAGATGCAGCTTTGTCCCGATGGCTGCCGCGTGCTCGCCGGGGCCGAAGGGATCGTCGGCTACGGGCTCGCGCATCCCTGGAAGCAACATCAGATTCCGCCGCTCGACGGCTTCCTCGCAAGATTGCCCGACGATGCGGACTGCCTCTACGTGCACGACGTCGCCGTGCTGCCGGACGCCCGCGGTGGTGTTGCGCGCGCCTATATGGCGACGATCGAGCAGCTCGCGCGCTCGTCAGACATTGCGGCGCTCGCGCTGGTCTCAGTCTATGCCACGCGACCGCTATGGGAACGTTTGGGCTTTCGGCCCGTCACGACTGATGTGCAATTGTGCGCAAAGCTCGCATCCTACGGCGACGGCGCGACCTACATGCTCCGCAATCTCGCTGCGGCGTGA
- a CDS encoding DEAD/DEAH box helicase yields MSFPALTPPLARALAERNYDSLTPVQLAVLAHEATGRDLLVSAQTGSGKTVAYGLAIAKNLLGEAERFEQAGAPLALIVAPTRELALQVQRELAWLYGHAGGRVVSCVGGMDPRREQRELAAGAHIVVGTPGRLCDHLRRGRLDISELKAVVLDEADEMLNLGFREDMEFILETTPETRRTLLFSATFPRGIVALARQYQRDAFRIEVAGDEGGHADIEYRAIRIAPADVEHAVVNVLRFHEAPSALVFCSTRDAVRHLQAALLERGFSVVALSGELTQNERTMALQSLRDGRSRVCVATDVAARGIDLPSLDLVIHADLPNDAEVMQHRSGRTGRAGRKGTSVLLVPPARRRRAELLLNLSGIDAVWGTAPQADEIRKLDHARMKDVLFTEETTADDLVLAQALLAERSPEDIAAALARLYRARLPSPEDIIDPGERSGGPRDDRGRDRFEGGEDRPAKPRSKSGKASSKHGMAEASVWFRAAIGRRKNAEARWLLPMICRRGGIDKRDIGAIKIMDTTTEFEISERVAESFAAKIKRPDKEDSIRIEPMADAPQRQVPSEERSHAPRRGSGDGDHRARRDDRPREAREFKPRGKALGERGPKFDDAPSFGKKKKHRNKPGHAEPSVTPWPVKGAPGKKASKKRRG; encoded by the coding sequence GTGTCTTTTCCGGCCCTGACCCCGCCGCTCGCCCGCGCTTTGGCCGAGCGGAACTATGATTCCCTGACCCCCGTCCAGCTCGCCGTGCTTGCGCACGAAGCCACAGGCCGTGACCTTCTGGTGTCGGCCCAGACCGGCTCCGGCAAGACTGTCGCTTACGGATTGGCCATCGCGAAAAATCTTCTCGGTGAGGCCGAGCGGTTCGAGCAGGCCGGTGCACCGCTCGCCTTGATCGTGGCGCCGACGCGCGAACTGGCCTTGCAGGTTCAGCGCGAGCTCGCCTGGCTCTATGGGCATGCCGGCGGGCGCGTCGTCTCCTGCGTCGGCGGCATGGATCCGCGGCGCGAGCAGCGCGAGCTTGCGGCCGGCGCTCACATCGTCGTCGGTACGCCCGGACGGCTGTGCGATCATTTGCGCCGCGGCCGTCTCGACATCTCGGAACTGAAGGCGGTCGTTCTCGACGAGGCCGACGAGATGCTCAATCTCGGTTTTCGCGAGGACATGGAGTTCATCCTCGAGACCACGCCGGAGACGCGGCGCACCCTGCTGTTTTCGGCGACGTTCCCGCGCGGCATCGTCGCGCTGGCGAGGCAATATCAGCGCGACGCGTTCCGGATCGAGGTCGCCGGTGACGAAGGCGGCCACGCCGATATCGAGTACCGTGCGATCCGGATCGCGCCCGCCGACGTCGAGCATGCGGTCGTCAACGTGTTGCGCTTCCACGAGGCGCCGAGCGCACTGGTATTTTGCAGCACGCGCGATGCCGTCAGGCACTTGCAGGCAGCGCTGCTCGAGCGCGGCTTTTCCGTGGTTGCCCTGTCGGGCGAACTGACGCAGAACGAGCGCACCATGGCGCTGCAGTCGCTCCGGGACGGCCGCTCCCGCGTTTGCGTCGCGACCGACGTCGCCGCCCGCGGCATCGACCTGCCGAGCCTCGACCTCGTCATCCATGCCGATTTGCCCAATGACGCCGAGGTCATGCAGCACCGCTCGGGCCGCACCGGCCGCGCGGGACGCAAGGGCACAAGCGTCCTCCTGGTGCCGCCGGCACGACGGCGCCGCGCCGAGTTGCTGCTCAATCTCTCCGGGATCGATGCGGTCTGGGGGACGGCGCCTCAGGCGGATGAAATCCGCAAGCTCGATCACGCGCGCATGAAGGACGTCTTGTTCACCGAGGAGACGACCGCCGACGACCTCGTGCTGGCGCAGGCGCTCTTGGCCGAACGTTCGCCCGAGGATATCGCCGCGGCGCTCGCGCGTCTTTATCGGGCGCGGCTGCCGTCGCCCGAGGACATCATCGATCCTGGCGAGCGCAGCGGCGGGCCGCGCGACGATCGCGGACGCGACAGGTTTGAAGGCGGCGAGGATCGTCCCGCCAAGCCTCGTTCAAAGTCCGGAAAAGCGTCGTCGAAGCACGGCATGGCGGAGGCCAGCGTCTGGTTTCGCGCCGCCATCGGACGGCGCAAGAATGCGGAGGCGCGCTGGCTGCTGCCGATGATCTGCCGCCGCGGTGGCATCGACAAGCGCGACATCGGCGCCATCAAGATCATGGACACCACCACGGAGTTCGAGATCTCCGAGCGCGTCGCCGAATCCTTCGCGGCGAAGATCAAGCGTCCGGACAAGGAAGACAGCATCCGCATCGAGCCGATGGCGGATGCGCCGCAACGCCAGGTTCCGTCGGAGGAGCGGTCACATGCGCCCCGGCGCGGGAGCGGTGACGGCGATCATCGCGCACGCCGCGACGATCGCCCGCGCGAGGCACGTGAATTCAAACCACGCGGCAAAGCACTTGGCGAGCGCGGACCGAAATTTGACGACGCTCCGTCTTTCGGAAAGAAAAAGAAGCATCGGAACAAGCCGGGTCACGCAGAGCCTTCGGTCACGCCGTGGCCTGTGAAGGGCGCGCCGGGAAAGAAGGCAAGCAAGAAGCGGCGAGGGTGA